Proteins found in one Solitalea lacus genomic segment:
- a CDS encoding M16 family metallopeptidase, giving the protein MRIRVLLLFVAFTCTFQVAFSQGKYEWKQASAAGYTYKYVTNDPMQTRFYTLKNGLRVILSVNKKEPRIATKIAVRAGSNTDPKDHTGLAHYLEHLLFKGTDKYGSLDWAKEKPLLDKIEGLYEQYNTTTDEAKRKEIYKEIDRVSGEASKYAIANEYDKLMASMGSQGTNAHTWVEETVYEEDIPANALDKFLTVQAERFRYPVFRIFHTELEAVYEEKNRGLDNDGNKMSEAMHYNLFPTHNYGQQTTIGTIEHLKNPSLKAIREYYNKYYVPNNMAIIMAGDFNPDEVVKKVAQYFAYMQPKPITEYKPALEKPIAAPIVKDIYGPSAENMRICYRTPAEGTHDALMLDLISSILSNGKAGLMDLNLNKQQKLQSSGSGLNQYKDYGIFILTGTPKQGQTLEQVKELLMGQLEQLKKGNFDESLIKAVIANAKLGEIQGLEGNGNRAEALMTTFIQNKGEGWNKSVSWLDDEAKITKQQVVEFANKFFANNYVVLYKRKGEDKNVVKVDKPTITPVETNAGKQSAFVAMVNNMPATAVIPQWMNFEKDIQKGKLGNASVLYTQNKDNQLYRLYYKFDMGGWNNKLLPLAFSYLSFLGTDKYSSEQISKEYYNIASSFNAGAGNEESTVTITGLQENFGKAVSLFEHIIANCKADDAAFAAFKGRIMKVRADAKLNKGNIMKGLSSYASYGAKNPFNNALSDQEIANITAQQLVDILHDLMNYKHTVIYYGPEPLAKVTTTLAGLHKLPATFKDAAPAIKFARTTQNSNQVLFANYDMVQSEVNWLRNTSTYNADKQPVIDLFNGYFGGGMGSIVFQTIRESKALAYSTYANYATPAKKDEPYTIMAYVGCQADKMNDALKGMNELLNNLPQVNKNFEAAKLSEKKDIETQRITQDGVIFSYLAAQKKGLNYDPRKKEYEALDKINLEDIIKFHQQELANKSYTYCVVASDKKIKMDDLKKVGDLKTLTLEEIFGY; this is encoded by the coding sequence ATGAGAATTAGAGTATTGCTACTGTTTGTAGCATTTACCTGTACCTTTCAAGTTGCTTTTTCGCAAGGTAAGTATGAATGGAAACAGGCTTCGGCAGCCGGTTACACGTATAAGTATGTAACCAATGATCCCATGCAAACACGCTTTTATACACTTAAAAATGGTTTGCGTGTTATTTTAAGCGTTAACAAGAAAGAACCGCGTATTGCTACCAAAATTGCAGTAAGGGCTGGTAGTAATACCGATCCGAAAGACCATACCGGTTTGGCACATTACCTTGAGCATTTATTGTTTAAGGGTACTGACAAATATGGCTCATTAGACTGGGCTAAAGAAAAACCCTTACTAGATAAGATTGAGGGGTTGTATGAGCAGTACAATACCACCACAGATGAAGCTAAGCGTAAGGAAATTTACAAAGAAATTGACCGTGTATCAGGAGAGGCTTCAAAGTATGCCATCGCCAATGAGTACGATAAACTAATGGCCTCAATGGGATCGCAGGGAACTAACGCTCATACCTGGGTTGAAGAAACAGTTTACGAAGAAGATATTCCGGCCAATGCATTGGATAAGTTTTTAACCGTGCAGGCTGAGCGCTTCCGTTATCCGGTGTTTCGTATTTTTCATACGGAACTTGAAGCTGTATATGAAGAGAAAAACCGTGGTTTAGATAATGATGGCAACAAAATGAGTGAGGCCATGCATTACAATCTCTTTCCTACACATAATTACGGACAGCAAACTACAATTGGTACTATTGAGCATCTTAAAAATCCTTCGCTAAAGGCCATTCGTGAATACTATAATAAGTACTATGTGCCTAATAACATGGCTATTATAATGGCCGGTGATTTTAATCCGGATGAAGTGGTAAAAAAAGTTGCTCAGTATTTCGCTTATATGCAGCCTAAGCCAATCACTGAATATAAGCCAGCTCTAGAAAAGCCAATCGCAGCTCCTATTGTTAAAGATATTTATGGCCCAAGCGCTGAAAACATGCGCATTTGTTACAGAACACCGGCCGAAGGCACACATGATGCTCTAATGCTTGACTTAATTTCCAGCATTTTAAGTAATGGCAAAGCTGGTTTAATGGATCTGAATCTTAATAAACAGCAAAAATTACAAAGTTCAGGATCCGGACTGAACCAGTACAAAGATTACGGTATTTTCATTTTGACTGGAACTCCCAAACAAGGACAAACACTTGAACAGGTAAAAGAATTGTTAATGGGTCAGTTAGAACAACTGAAGAAAGGTAATTTTGATGAATCGCTGATTAAAGCGGTAATTGCGAATGCAAAATTGGGTGAAATCCAAGGGCTTGAAGGCAATGGAAATAGAGCCGAGGCACTAATGACAACTTTCATCCAAAACAAGGGAGAAGGATGGAATAAGAGCGTTTCGTGGTTAGATGATGAGGCTAAAATTACCAAACAACAGGTGGTTGAGTTTGCTAATAAGTTTTTTGCCAATAACTACGTAGTACTGTACAAACGCAAAGGTGAAGACAAAAACGTTGTGAAAGTTGATAAACCAACAATTACTCCTGTTGAAACCAATGCAGGTAAACAGTCAGCTTTTGTAGCGATGGTTAACAATATGCCTGCAACTGCGGTTATTCCTCAATGGATGAATTTTGAAAAAGACATTCAAAAAGGAAAACTTGGAAATGCAAGCGTTCTATACACTCAAAACAAAGATAACCAGCTATATCGCTTGTACTATAAGTTTGATATGGGCGGTTGGAACAACAAATTATTGCCACTGGCATTTTCATACCTTTCGTTCTTAGGAACGGATAAATATTCTTCAGAACAAATCAGCAAGGAATATTACAATATTGCAAGCAGCTTTAATGCAGGAGCCGGAAATGAAGAAAGCACGGTAACCATTACCGGCTTACAAGAAAACTTTGGCAAAGCCGTTTCGCTGTTTGAGCATATTATTGCAAACTGTAAAGCCGATGATGCAGCCTTTGCCGCCTTCAAAGGTCGTATTATGAAGGTTCGTGCCGATGCCAAATTAAATAAAGGCAATATCATGAAAGGCTTATCGAGCTATGCTTCTTACGGGGCTAAAAATCCGTTTAATAATGCGTTGAGTGATCAGGAAATTGCCAATATCACAGCTCAGCAACTGGTTGATATTCTGCATGATTTGATGAATTATAAACATACGGTAATTTACTACGGCCCTGAGCCGTTAGCTAAGGTTACAACTACGTTAGCGGGTCTGCATAAATTACCAGCCACCTTCAAAGATGCAGCTCCTGCTATTAAATTTGCTCGCACTACCCAAAACTCAAATCAAGTATTGTTTGCCAATTACGACATGGTGCAATCGGAAGTTAATTGGTTACGCAACACTTCAACTTATAATGCCGATAAACAACCTGTAATTGATTTATTCAATGGTTATTTTGGCGGAGGGATGGGTTCCATTGTTTTCCAAACCATTCGTGAATCAAAAGCATTGGCTTATTCAACTTATGCCAACTACGCAACTCCTGCTAAAAAAGACGAACCTTATACCATTATGGCCTATGTAGGTTGCCAGGCTGATAAAATGAATGATGCTTTAAAAGGCATGAACGAGTTATTGAATAACTTACCTCAAGTAAATAAAAACTTTGAAGCAGCTAAACTTAGTGAGAAAAAAGACATCGAAACCCAGCGCATCACTCAGGATGGTGTAATCTTCTCCTATCTTGCTGCTCAGAAAAAAGGGTTAAACTACGATCCTCGTAAAAAAGAATACGAAGCACTGGATAAAATTAATCTGGAAGATATTATCAAGTTCCACCAACAGGAGCTGGCTAATAAATCCTATACCTATTGTGTAGTAGCTTCTGATAAAAAAATTAAGATGGATGACTTGAAAAAAGTAGGTGATCTGAAAACATTAACATTAGAAGAAATTTTTGGCTATTAA
- a CDS encoding TlpA disulfide reductase family protein, whose translation MRILTTLLLALPCSLFAQESTYTVKGKIEGIKTPAKAYLFYASKGKRVIDSTVLKSGSFAFTVAGPRSAKVLIDHDGKGFQSKGDELFFYVAEGGVELIAKDSIKNALIKGSKVNDDYIKYQKLLAEQKGIINGLRSQWDKATDAQRKDPAYRASLKKIGDPAEAEIAKLQKQFIKENPDSYISLIALNEVAGNDIDLNIMEPLFNSLSAENRNSEAGIDFAGRIATVKATAVGAMAPEFTQADTTGKPVKLSDFRGKYVLIDFWASWCSPCRAENPNVVKAYEKFKDKNFTVLGVSLDFPKGKTNWLNAIKKDNLTWTQVSDLNGWQNEVALLYGVHSVPANWLIDKDGKIVAKNLRGENLEKKLAELLN comes from the coding sequence ATGAGAATACTTACAACATTATTATTAGCACTTCCATGCTCTCTATTTGCACAAGAGTCGACTTATACTGTAAAGGGGAAAATTGAAGGTATAAAGACACCTGCAAAAGCATATTTGTTTTATGCTTCGAAGGGGAAAAGGGTGATTGATTCTACAGTTTTAAAGAGCGGTTCATTTGCTTTTACAGTGGCTGGCCCAAGAAGCGCAAAAGTTTTAATTGATCATGATGGGAAAGGCTTCCAATCGAAAGGGGATGAGCTATTTTTTTATGTAGCTGAAGGTGGTGTAGAGTTAATTGCAAAAGACTCCATTAAAAATGCATTGATAAAAGGCTCAAAGGTAAATGATGATTATATTAAGTATCAAAAGCTATTGGCTGAGCAAAAAGGAATTATTAATGGATTAAGATCCCAATGGGACAAAGCTACAGATGCACAAAGAAAAGATCCAGCCTATAGGGCTAGTTTGAAAAAGATCGGCGACCCTGCGGAAGCTGAAATAGCAAAGCTTCAGAAACAATTTATCAAAGAAAACCCAGATAGTTACATAAGTCTGATTGCGTTAAATGAAGTTGCCGGTAATGATATAGATCTCAACATTATGGAACCGTTGTTCAATTCTTTGTCTGCGGAAAATAGAAATAGTGAGGCAGGTATAGATTTTGCTGGCCGTATAGCTACTGTAAAAGCCACTGCAGTAGGTGCTATGGCTCCAGAATTTACGCAAGCCGATACAACAGGAAAGCCTGTGAAACTCAGTGATTTTAGAGGGAAATATGTATTAATTGATTTCTGGGCATCATGGTGTAGCCCTTGTAGAGCTGAAAATCCAAATGTTGTCAAGGCTTATGAGAAGTTTAAAGATAAAAACTTCACTGTTCTTGGTGTTTCATTAGATTTTCCAAAGGGTAAAACGAATTGGTTAAATGCAATTAAAAAGGATAACTTAACCTGGACTCAAGTTTCAGACCTCAATGGCTGGCAAAATGAGGTTGCATTGCTTTACGGCGTTCATTCCGTTCCTGCTAATTGGTTAATTGATAAAGACGGTAAAATCGTTGCAAAAAACCTAAGAGGCGAGAATTTGGAGAAGAAACTGGCTGAACTATTAAATTAA
- a CDS encoding IS1380 family transposase codes for MVNLPIEYSDKPVTPFGGMSLLKRMLDKTQIYEQLNKLALPVAGSNRGYLPSDIVRSFWLGIWTGASRYIHCDWVRYDTVLQDIFGLKQMPSQSTYSRFFNKFNQAKNTEVFPALQQWFMEQLEINTITVDFDSTVITRYGEQEGSAVGYNPNKKGRNSHHPLMAFISQTRMVANAWLRPGNTAASSNCVAFMQETFDCCLQGKKVGLVRGDSGFYTEEILDYLEQKRLNYVVAVRMYPNIKSEVLCRSAWITLSKGIELSEMTFSHSQGKPRRYIIVKKRVEDRPNCTGKLLFEDMPGYRFSCYVTNLDLPLDQVWNIYNSRADCENRIKELKQDFGLENFCMQNFWATEASFRFIMVAYNLISLFRHFALNEHNKATHQTLKSYCFALGAWTATHANRKVLKISLPLKKRQWMDGLFAKIDLLDGKFSYSNA; via the coding sequence ATGGTTAATTTGCCCATAGAGTATTCAGACAAACCCGTAACCCCATTTGGCGGGATGAGTTTACTAAAGCGCATGCTTGATAAGACCCAGATTTATGAACAGCTTAATAAACTGGCACTGCCTGTTGCAGGCTCCAATCGGGGATATTTACCATCGGATATTGTTCGGTCCTTTTGGTTAGGTATTTGGACGGGGGCCAGTCGTTACATTCATTGCGACTGGGTAAGATACGATACGGTTCTTCAAGACATTTTCGGTCTGAAGCAGATGCCTTCTCAGAGCACCTATAGTCGATTTTTCAATAAATTCAATCAAGCCAAAAATACAGAAGTCTTCCCTGCCCTGCAGCAGTGGTTCATGGAGCAGCTGGAAATCAACACAATTACGGTTGATTTTGACAGTACCGTTATTACCCGGTATGGAGAACAGGAAGGCAGTGCCGTAGGTTATAATCCCAATAAAAAGGGCAGGAACTCCCATCATCCCCTGATGGCTTTTATCAGTCAAACCAGAATGGTGGCCAATGCCTGGTTGCGACCCGGAAATACCGCGGCCAGTTCTAATTGCGTAGCATTTATGCAGGAAACCTTTGATTGTTGTCTGCAGGGGAAGAAAGTGGGTTTGGTTCGTGGAGATAGTGGCTTCTATACCGAAGAAATCCTTGATTACCTTGAGCAAAAGCGGCTAAACTACGTGGTAGCCGTCAGAATGTATCCCAATATAAAAAGCGAAGTACTCTGCCGGAGCGCATGGATTACCCTTAGCAAAGGAATAGAGTTGAGTGAAATGACTTTCAGCCATTCACAAGGTAAGCCAAGGCGGTATATTATTGTCAAAAAACGGGTAGAGGATCGGCCTAATTGCACAGGTAAACTTCTTTTTGAGGATATGCCAGGGTATCGGTTTAGTTGCTATGTGACCAATTTGGATTTACCTCTTGACCAGGTATGGAACATTTATAATTCAAGGGCCGATTGCGAGAATCGGATTAAAGAGCTCAAACAAGATTTTGGTCTGGAAAACTTCTGCATGCAAAACTTTTGGGCAACAGAAGCCTCCTTCCGGTTCATCATGGTAGCCTATAACCTGATTAGTCTTTTTAGACACTTTGCTTTAAATGAACACAATAAAGCTACCCACCAAACACTAAAATCCTATTGCTTTGCATTAGGAGCCTGGACTGCAACTCATGCCAACAGAAAAGTGCTAAAAATCTCATTGCCCCTCAAAAAGCGGCAATGGATGGATGGATTATTTGCTAAAATTGACCTGCTGGATGGTAAGTTCTCCTATTCTAATGCATAA